A window of Fragaria vesca subsp. vesca linkage group LG7, FraVesHawaii_1.0, whole genome shotgun sequence contains these coding sequences:
- the LOC101312379 gene encoding uncharacterized protein LOC101312379 isoform 1: MAMRFVQSRVVVPTPTRAWLTRTRFYGDGKGKVLSEEERAAENVYIKVRTPIRLLCSICLGINFRVCFFLKKMERERLEKLKQKAAKESAENEKVIADKKTDGTH; this comes from the exons ATGGCTATGAGATTTGTTCAGAGCCGAGTGGTGGTGCCGACTCCGACTCGAGCCTGGTTGACTCGCACCCGTTTCTACGGTGACGGAAAGGGCAAGGTTCTCAGCGAGGAGGAACGCGCTGCTGAGAACGTCTACATCAAGGTACGTACCCCAATTCGCCTCCTTTGCTCGATCTGTCTTGGAATTAATTTTAGGGTTTGTTTTTTTCTGAAGAAAATGGAGAGGGAGAGGCTGGAGAAGCTGAAGCAGAAGGCTGCCAAAGAAAGCGCCGAGAACGAGAAAGTAATTGCTGATAAG AAGACTGACGGGACCCATTAG
- the LOC101312379 gene encoding uncharacterized protein LOC101312379 isoform 3, with product MAMRFVQSRVVVPTPTRAWLTRTRFYGDGKGKVLSEEERAAENVYIKKMERERLEKLKQKAAKESAENEKVIADKNGNR from the exons ATGGCTATGAGATTTGTTCAGAGCCGAGTGGTGGTGCCGACTCCGACTCGAGCCTGGTTGACTCGCACCCGTTTCTACGGTGACGGAAAGGGCAAGGTTCTCAGCGAGGAGGAACGCGCTGCTGAGAACGTCTACATCAAG AAAATGGAGAGGGAGAGGCTGGAGAAGCTGAAGCAGAAGGCTGCCAAAGAAAGCGCCGAGAACGAGAAAGTAATTGCTGATAAG AACGGGAATAGATAA
- the LOC101312379 gene encoding uncharacterized protein LOC101312379 isoform 2 has protein sequence MAMRFVQSRVVVPTPTRAWLTRTRFYGDGKGKVLSEEERAAENVYIKKMERERLEKLKQKAAKESAENEKVIADKKTDGTH, from the exons ATGGCTATGAGATTTGTTCAGAGCCGAGTGGTGGTGCCGACTCCGACTCGAGCCTGGTTGACTCGCACCCGTTTCTACGGTGACGGAAAGGGCAAGGTTCTCAGCGAGGAGGAACGCGCTGCTGAGAACGTCTACATCAAG AAAATGGAGAGGGAGAGGCTGGAGAAGCTGAAGCAGAAGGCTGCCAAAGAAAGCGCCGAGAACGAGAAAGTAATTGCTGATAAG AAGACTGACGGGACCCATTAG